Part of the Chloroflexota bacterium genome, TGCGGATTGCACACGCCGGCGATGTCCGCGAGCGATCCATTCGGATTGAACGGATACTCGCCGTGCGCAAGCGATCCATCGCGATGCGCGTAGATCAGTGCGATTTGCTGGTTCGCGCGCAACGTGTCCAACATCGTTTCATCATGCAAAACGAAATTGCCTTCGCCATGCGCGACGGGACATTCGATTAGCTCATCGAGTCCGCGCGTCCACACGCACGTTTGCGATTGCGGCGCGAGCGTGACCCAGCGGCATTCAAAGTGTCCGCGCGCGTTGAAGGTGAGAGTAGAAGTTGGAGATTGGAAGTTGGAGATTGAAAGTTGGAGATTGGAAGTTGGAGATTGGAAGTTGGAAGTTGGATTGGGAAGTAATCCTGATTTAACCAATGCCTGAAAGCCATTGCAAATGCCGATGACGGGTTTGCCGCTGGCGATAAACGCGCGCGTCGCATCCGCGAAATAGACCTGCAAGTCGAGCGCGAGCAATTTGCCCGCGCCCAAAGTGTCGGCGTACGAAAAGCCGCCGGGGATGACGAGGATTTGATAATCCGTCCAGCGTCGTTCGCGTGCGCGCAGTTGGTTGAGGTGAACGATCTCCGGCATCGCGCCGGCGAGTTCAAACGCGTGTGCGGCTTCGAGATCGCGGTTCGTGCCATCGGCGTGCAAAATCAATACTCGTGGAAGCATTTCTCTCATTTCACAAATGGGTGGCGGATGAAAAACCAAAATATCCGCGTTCATCCGCGTTCATCCGCGTCCAAAAATTTTACGGCGATTACACTCTGTCACAGCGTTAAATCTCCATTCCATATAGCAACAAGTTCGTCAATTGCCGCAGTGATTTTCCCCGCGCCGATTGTCAAACGATTGTCATCCGTCACCTTGCCGATTTGTCGAACCTGGGATTGCAAATTCGCAAACTGCGCTTCAAACGTCGAGCAATCACCCGGTCGCACTTCGACCAGCAGACATCCATTCGATTCGGCAAACAGCGCGTCGTCATCGCATCCCAGGTTCATTCCCAGCCGCCCACCGATGCACATTTCCGCCGCCGCAACCGCCAAGCCGCCTTCGCTCACATCGTGGCACGCGCGCACCAATCCCGCGCGCATCGCGCGATGCAACGCGTGGTACATTTCCGGCGCGCGTTCCGGCATCCCAGGCACCGCACTGTTCACTGTTGACCGTTCACTGTTGACTGAATACTGCTCACCGATTTGACCGACTATGTACACCACATCCCCCGCTTCCTTCAAATCCATCGTGACTGCTTGGTTCACATCTTCGATGATGCCGATGGCAGAGATAAGCAACGTTGGCGGAATCGCGTGACGCAAGCCATCCGAACCTAGGTATTCGTTGTTGAGCGAATCCTTGCCGGAGATGAACGGCGCGCGATAGTGCAATGCGGCGTCGTAGCAACCGCGCGCGGCTTGAATCAGACTCCCGAGTGTTTCCGGGCGCAGCGGATCGCCCCAGCAAAAGTTATCGAGCAGCGCGATGCGGTCCGGGTCAGCGCCGACGGCGACCGCATTGCGAATTGCTTCGTCAATCACGCTGATTGCCATGCGGTACGGATCGGTCTTGCCGTACTCGGCGTTGATGCCGCACGAGAGAACGATGCCACGTGTGCCGCGCGTGCCAATCGGTTTGATGACACATGCATCCGAAGGTCCATCATTCATCGCGCCGGTCAGCGGCTTGACGACGGTGCCGCCGAGCACTTCGTGATCGTAGAGACGAATGATGTCGGCTTTGGAGGCAATGTTGGGATGAGCGAGTAATTTGAGCAACGTGTCCTTCGGGTCTGGGGTTTCGCGCTGGGGAATTCTAAATTCGGAATTCGGAATTATCGCTTCGAGGTAACGCTGGGGAATTCCGTCGTGGAGAAAATCATTCGCGAGGTCGAGCACGACGCGACCATCGTATCGCACGACGATGTGTCCCGTATCGGTGAACGCGCCAATGTCGGTCAGTTCCACATCAAAGGTGCCGCATAATTTTTGTAAATCAATTTTATTTAATTCCGGCACGGCGACGACCATGCGCTCTTGCGCTTCGGACAACCAAATTTCCCAGGGCGCGAGACCAGGGTATTTCAACCGCACTTGCTTGAGGTCAACGTCCGCGCCAATGTCCTTTGCCATCTCACCGACCGCGGACGAGAGACCGCCCGCGCCGCAATCGGTGATCGCGTGGTAGAGTTTTGCGTCGCGTGCGCGGACAAGCACTTCGATCAATCCCTTCTCCGTGATCGGGTCGCCGATCTGCACCGACGCGCCGGCGACCTCGCCCGTTTGCGCGTCCATCGTCATCGAGGAAAACGTCGCGCCGCGCAAGCCATCGCGCCCAGTGCGCCCACCCAGGACGATGACGCGATCTCCGGCGCGTGGTTCGCGTGGATGACTATTTTTGGGCGCGATGCCGACGCAACCGCAAAAGACGAGCGGGTTTGCGGTGAATCCTTCGTCGTAAATGATCGCGCCGTTCACCGTTGGGATGCCGATCTTGTTGCCGTAGTCCTGAATCCCCGCGACGACGCCGGAACGAATGCGACGCGGGTGCAGGACGCCTTCCGGCAATTTTGCCGGGTCGAGGTCTTGCGGACCAAAACACAGTACATCCGTCGCGGCAATCGGTTTCGCTGACACACCCAGGACATCGCGGATGACGCCGCCCGTGCCGGTGTTTGCGCCGCCAAACGGCTCAATCGCCGAGGGATGATTATGCGTCTCGACCTTGAACGAGATTTCGTACTCATCGTCGAAATCAATGATGCCGGCATTGTCCACAAACGCCGAACGCACCCAGGGCGCGGCGATCTCCTCTGTCGCCGCACGGATGTACGTTTTTAGTATCCCATCAATCTGGAAATTGGAAATTGGAAATTGGAAATTGGAAGTTGGATCAATTTCTCCAACCTCCAATTTCCAATTCCCAATTTCTATCTTTGCCCGAAACGTCTTGTGTCCGCAGTGCTCGCTCCACGTTTGCGCGATCATCTCGAATTCGACATCGCTTGGCTCGCGACCGGCGGCGCGAAAATAATTTTGAATCGCGCGCATCTCGTTGAGGTCGAGCGCGGCGCGGCGGTCGCGCGAGAGCGCGAGCAGTTCATCGTCCGTGAGTTCGCACACCGGCAGAATTTCAACCTGGGACGATGCGTGCGCGTCTTGCGGAAACGCGGCTTGGATCGCGCCGAGCGCATAGTGATGAATCACCGGGTTGACGAGCAAGGATCGCGCGAGCGCGTGCAATTCCGATTGGTCGAGCAAGTGCGCGCTGCGCACGACGAAACGTTGCCCGGTCGCCGCGCGTTCTACGCCGACAATTCCCAGTTCATGCGCGGCGCGCCCGATTTGCTCCGCGACCGGATCGGTGACGCCGGGGCGCAAGGCGCGTTCGATGACGCTGTCGTCGTCAGGTTGTTCGCCGCGCAAGCGCCACGTCTGCGCGATGGAATCGCTCAACAATTCGGTCGCGAGGCGTTGTAGATCGCGTTGGCTCAGGTCGCCCTGGACGAAATAAAGATCGTGCACCTCGATCCGCGCGAGGCGCGTAAACCCCAACGCGTGCGCGTCGGCGAGCAAGCTCGCCGCGCGCGGATCACGCGGGTCGCGCGGGGTGACGACGAAGCAATGAATCGGCATAACGAATCAATCCTTTGTGTGATCGAGAAAACAAAAACACCTATCGCCGACGCACTCCGCGTCAAGCCATAGGTGTTGGACACACTCGTCCGGATTTAAATTGTTTCTCCGCGCGTCCTGATGCCGTGAATCGGTTACGCGCGGAGCGAGTATTGGAAATTTACCTACCACTAAAATTCTCCTTCAGATGCACAAGCCGCATCATTGCGGAGCAAGGCAAATTTCTAGCGCCGATTATAGCACAGCCGCCGCAAACGTCAAAATCGTAATCGAACATGCCGAAGCCAAACAAGACAAATTGGACGCGGACAAACGCGGATGTACGCGGATGAAATTTTTATCTGCGTTTGTCCGCGTTCAGCCGCGTCCAAAATTCTTTGCCTTTTGCACAAACATTTCGGTTGACGGTACTACGGCGTCGCACATTTCGCGGGAGTCCAACTCGGATGAGACGTTTGCCACGCGCGGGTGCTCTGCTCCATCTTGCGGACCGCGTCTTGCCAGGCTTCTTCCGTGCCTCTGCCTTTGAGACTGATTTCTTGAAGCATCGTATCAATGATGCCGGGCGTGCCAAAAATCTCCTGCGCCCACGGCGGTACGCTTTCGGCGCGTTCAAAACGACCGTTGCGAACCGATCCCATATTCATCGCCGGGTGGTTGGTGAAAGGAATCCAATCGTAGAATGCTTGAACCCAATCGCGATGGCGTTGCACGTAACGCGAGGTCGAATCCAGCGGCATCGCGCGCACCGAGCGCAAAGGCGGAATCATGTGTCCGGGGAGCGCCATATCGTAGCGACGCAAACGTTCTCCGCTCGCCAGCCAACGCAAAAAATCCTTCGCCTCTTTTTGATAGCGTGTGCCGGCGGCGATGGCAAAGCGGCTCCACACGCCGAGCGTCACCTTGACCGGTCCCCAGGGAGGAAACACGACGGTCGTGCGATCCGCCAACTTGGGATTCGTTTCCTCCAATTGCACGCCCAAGCGTCCGGCATAGATCGTCATCGCGACCTGACCTTTGAGGTACGCGTCAATCTGCTCGCGATAATCCCAGGTCGTAAAACTAGGCGGCGCGTATTGGCTCATCGCTTTCCACCGCTGGATCGCTTCGAGCGCGGCAGGTTTGTCGAACTCGATCTTGCCGTCGCAACTGAAATAGTCGCCGCCGTTTTGCCAGAGAAAAATGGAAAAGTAATTCAAGGTCGCAATATTTTGTCCGCCGGGCAAAGCGATGCCGTAAACTCCGCCGCGCGTCAACCGCTTGGCAGCGGTGAGAACCTCGGCGTAACTTTGCGGCACAGGCAATCCCGCCGCCTGCAACAAGTCCGTGCGCACCCACAACCCGTACACGCTCACCGCGTAGGGCAACGCGTAGGCGTGACCATTGTGGCGAAACAAACTGCCTTCGGCAAAATCGCTTTCGCCAATATCGCGCACCAGGTCGTCCAACGGCAAGACGTAACCGGCGTTAACCCAATTGAGCATCAGCGTCGGCTCGATTTCGAAAATACCCAGGTCAGCGCCCGAGGCGAGCGCCGTCAACAACCGACGACCGCGCGAGGTAGGCGAGGCAATCACGATATCTACTTCGACATTGGGGTTGAGGCGTTGGTATTCGGTGATCAACTCTTGCAAGAGGGCGATCTGTTCGGGGTCGGATTCGGTCGTGAAAAAGGGAATTACTTTGGGACCTTCGCGCGTGGCGGTTGTGACCGCGCGTTGGGTCGGTTGAACAACCGGGACGGGCGCGCAACTCGTCGCGATGAGAACCGCCAACACGCACGCGAGGATGTCCTTGACTGTTGCAAGCCGGCTAACCGAGTGGAGGAAATCAAGTCGTTCCATGACAGCACCGCGTCTATACTATATCAAAATCA contains:
- the purQ gene encoding phosphoribosylformylglycinamidine synthase I yields the protein MLPRVLILHADGTNRDLEAAHAFELAGAMPEIVHLNQLRARERRWTDYQILVIPGGFSYADTLGAGKLLALDLQVYFADATRAFIASGKPVIGICNGFQALVKSGLLPNPTSNFQSPTSNLQLSISNFQSPTSTLTFNARGHFECRWVTLAPQSQTCVWTRGLDELIECPVAHGEGNFVLHDETMLDTLRANQQIALIYAHRDGSLAHGEYPFNPNGSLADIAGVCNPQGNVLGLMPHPEDHVVAYQHPRWSRGERGRMGLKLFENGVRYAAQM
- the purL gene encoding phosphoribosylformylglycinamidine synthase subunit PurL, which codes for MPIHCFVVTPRDPRDPRAASLLADAHALGFTRLARIEVHDLYFVQGDLSQRDLQRLATELLSDSIAQTWRLRGEQPDDDSVIERALRPGVTDPVAEQIGRAAHELGIVGVERAATGQRFVVRSAHLLDQSELHALARSLLVNPVIHHYALGAIQAAFPQDAHASSQVEILPVCELTDDELLALSRDRRAALDLNEMRAIQNYFRAAGREPSDVEFEMIAQTWSEHCGHKTFRAKIEIGNWKLEVGEIDPTSNFQFPISNFQIDGILKTYIRAATEEIAAPWVRSAFVDNAGIIDFDDEYEISFKVETHNHPSAIEPFGGANTGTGGVIRDVLGVSAKPIAATDVLCFGPQDLDPAKLPEGVLHPRRIRSGVVAGIQDYGNKIGIPTVNGAIIYDEGFTANPLVFCGCVGIAPKNSHPREPRAGDRVIVLGGRTGRDGLRGATFSSMTMDAQTGEVAGASVQIGDPITEKGLIEVLVRARDAKLYHAITDCGAGGLSSAVGEMAKDIGADVDLKQVRLKYPGLAPWEIWLSEAQERMVVAVPELNKIDLQKLCGTFDVELTDIGAFTDTGHIVVRYDGRVVLDLANDFLHDGIPQRYLEAIIPNSEFRIPQRETPDPKDTLLKLLAHPNIASKADIIRLYDHEVLGGTVVKPLTGAMNDGPSDACVIKPIGTRGTRGIVLSCGINAEYGKTDPYRMAISVIDEAIRNAVAVGADPDRIALLDNFCWGDPLRPETLGSLIQAARGCYDAALHYRAPFISGKDSLNNEYLGSDGLRHAIPPTLLISAIGIIEDVNQAVTMDLKEAGDVVYIVGQIGEQYSVNSERSTVNSAVPGMPERAPEMYHALHRAMRAGLVRACHDVSEGGLAVAAAEMCIGGRLGMNLGCDDDALFAESNGCLLVEVRPGDCSTFEAQFANLQSQVRQIGKVTDDNRLTIGAGKITAAIDELVAIWNGDLTL
- a CDS encoding sugar ABC transporter substrate-binding protein codes for the protein MERLDFLHSVSRLATVKDILACVLAVLIATSCAPVPVVQPTQRAVTTATREGPKVIPFFTTESDPEQIALLQELITEYQRLNPNVEVDIVIASPTSRGRRLLTALASGADLGIFEIEPTLMLNWVNAGYVLPLDDLVRDIGESDFAEGSLFRHNGHAYALPYAVSVYGLWVRTDLLQAAGLPVPQSYAEVLTAAKRLTRGGVYGIALPGGQNIATLNYFSIFLWQNGGDYFSCDGKIEFDKPAALEAIQRWKAMSQYAPPSFTTWDYREQIDAYLKGQVAMTIYAGRLGVQLEETNPKLADRTTVVFPPWGPVKVTLGVWSRFAIAAGTRYQKEAKDFLRWLASGERLRRYDMALPGHMIPPLRSVRAMPLDSTSRYVQRHRDWVQAFYDWIPFTNHPAMNMGSVRNGRFERAESVPPWAQEIFGTPGIIDTMLQEISLKGRGTEEAWQDAVRKMEQSTRAWQTSHPSWTPAKCATP